One Candidatus Devosia phytovorans genomic window carries:
- a CDS encoding ABC transporter permease, producing MGQDAEYGIPVSKPKETPRPRRRLGPGPAIPFGLQIGPAVLVVLWLLGSTFGLIDPRILPAPWTVFATFGELIADGRLQSNFLTSAGRAAAGLAGGIAIGLALAVLAGLSRVGEALIDGPVQIKRAVPTLALIPLLILWFGIGETMKVTVITLGVLVPIYMHTHNALRGIDNRYVELAETLRMSQRDFLFQVVLPGALPGFLLGLRFAVTLCWVSLVVVEQINATSGLGYMIELARTYGQTQIILVGLVTYAFLGLVSDGLVRLLERKLLSWRRTLAN from the coding sequence TTGGGACAAGACGCAGAATACGGCATCCCCGTATCGAAGCCGAAGGAAACCCCACGCCCACGGCGACGACTGGGCCCCGGCCCGGCCATTCCTTTCGGCTTGCAGATCGGCCCGGCGGTACTGGTCGTGCTTTGGCTCCTCGGATCGACCTTCGGGTTGATCGACCCCCGCATCCTGCCGGCGCCGTGGACGGTGTTCGCCACGTTCGGGGAGTTGATCGCAGACGGGCGACTGCAGTCGAATTTCCTGACATCGGCTGGGCGCGCGGCGGCGGGCCTTGCAGGCGGCATCGCCATCGGCCTCGCCCTGGCGGTGCTTGCTGGTCTCTCCCGCGTCGGCGAGGCGCTGATAGACGGGCCTGTCCAGATCAAGCGTGCCGTCCCGACACTCGCCCTCATCCCTTTGTTGATCCTCTGGTTCGGCATCGGTGAAACGATGAAAGTCACGGTCATTACCCTAGGCGTGCTCGTGCCGATCTACATGCATACGCATAACGCGCTGCGCGGCATCGACAATCGCTATGTCGAACTGGCCGAAACGCTGCGTATGAGCCAACGCGACTTCCTGTTTCAGGTGGTTCTGCCCGGCGCCCTGCCCGGCTTCCTTCTCGGCCTGCGCTTTGCCGTAACGCTGTGCTGGGTGTCGCTGGTGGTGGTCGAGCAGATCAATGCCACCAGTGGCCTCGGCTACATGATCGAGCTGGCCCGAACCTATGGCCAGACCCAGATCATTCTCGTCGGCCTCGTCACCTATGCCTTTCTCGGTCTCGTCTCGGACGGTCTCGTTCGCCTGCTCGAAAGGAAGCTGCTGTCATGGCGCCGTACACTCGCAAACTGA
- a CDS encoding YeeE/YedE thiosulfate transporter family protein, whose protein sequence is MTPPAIRFGIPLLIAIGLIWGFLALNSGGPEGRPLAFSLAIGAAFGAVLQRGRFCFYCNFRDLIEKREASGVIAILVALAVGAIGYTIIFGAWLPTPAPGRLPPTAHIGPVSVTLVIAALAFGVGMVISGSCLSAHFYRLAEGSVISPFAIVGAGLGFGLGFLTWNPLFLAVTSNAFILWLPNVLDYAGALLVTLALLIGLGILTLWWSRPIQPQTAEPLTLREAGQAIFIRRWPGVLAGIAVGVISTFAYFRVAPLGVTAELGSIVRTAGMQWSLLPGTLFGLDGLRGCATVIKEALLSNNGLFVIGLIGASFIASLIAGQFKPRRLTGLDVARGLGGGLLLGWGAMTALGCTVGVLLSGIHAGSLSGWIFLFAMSLGILATLWLGRRLRSRFAAA, encoded by the coding sequence GTGACACCACCTGCCATTCGCTTCGGCATTCCACTGCTTATCGCCATCGGGTTGATCTGGGGCTTTCTCGCCCTCAATTCCGGAGGGCCCGAGGGCCGTCCGCTGGCCTTTTCGCTCGCGATCGGGGCCGCCTTCGGCGCCGTGCTGCAGCGCGGCCGTTTCTGCTTCTATTGCAATTTCCGCGACCTGATCGAAAAGCGTGAAGCGAGCGGTGTGATTGCAATCCTCGTGGCGCTGGCGGTCGGCGCCATCGGCTATACGATCATTTTCGGCGCCTGGTTGCCGACCCCCGCTCCCGGCCGCCTGCCGCCGACCGCCCATATCGGGCCGGTCAGCGTTACATTAGTCATCGCCGCCCTTGCCTTCGGTGTCGGCATGGTGATTTCCGGCTCATGCCTTTCGGCCCATTTTTATCGCCTGGCCGAAGGGTCAGTGATTTCGCCTTTCGCCATTGTCGGCGCAGGCCTTGGTTTCGGCCTCGGCTTTCTCACATGGAACCCGCTCTTTCTCGCGGTGACCAGCAATGCCTTCATTCTCTGGCTGCCCAATGTGCTGGACTATGCCGGTGCGCTGCTGGTGACGCTGGCTTTGCTGATCGGCCTCGGCATTCTCACGCTTTGGTGGTCCCGTCCGATCCAGCCGCAAACTGCAGAACCCCTGACCCTGCGGGAGGCCGGACAAGCCATTTTCATCCGCCGCTGGCCCGGTGTTCTGGCCGGCATTGCCGTGGGCGTGATTTCTACCTTCGCCTATTTTCGCGTGGCGCCGCTGGGCGTGACGGCGGAACTGGGCTCCATCGTCCGCACGGCGGGCATGCAATGGTCGCTCCTGCCCGGCACGCTGTTCGGGCTCGACGGGTTGCGCGGCTGCGCCACGGTGATCAAGGAGGCGCTATTGTCCAATAATGGGCTCTTCGTCATCGGGCTGATCGGCGCCAGCTTCATCGCCTCGCTCATTGCTGGCCAGTTCAAGCCGCGGCGCCTGACCGGGCTGGATGTGGCGCGCGGCCTCGGCGGCGGACTTCTGCTCGGCTGGGGCGCGATGACGGCACTGGGATGCACGGTTGGCGTCTTGCTCTCAGGCATCCACGCCGGCTCGCTGTCGGGCTGGATCTTCCTCTTCGCCATGTCGCTGGGCATTCTCGCCACTCTCTGGCTTGGCCGCCGTTTGCGGTCCCGCTTCGCAGCCGCGTGA
- a CDS encoding LLM class flavin-dependent oxidoreductase, with amino-acid sequence MSESSEFLWYIPNQVVPGHRGDEVTANHNSLDALTAQAEALERHGWGGALIGTGWGRPDTFTVATALTARTKTFEPLIAIRPGYWRPANFASAAATLDHLSNGRVRINIVSGQDNLAAYGDSEGDQAHRYGRTKEFMRLVRRLWTEENVTFDGEHFSVADSTVTPRPFARPGRPHPRLYFGGASEAAERVAATEADVQLFWGEPLDGVAERIDRLKALAKTLDRDLPPLEFGLRITTFVRDTTEQAWTDAEAKVVKMAENQSGQWNDHRRHVAIGQQRLLELQSRGDVLDDNLYTAPGKFGGGGAGTTWLVGSAEDVAASLLKYQALGIRHFVLSDTPYLQEIERQGERLLPLLRARGLSVQQAV; translated from the coding sequence ATGAGCGAGAGTTCCGAATTTCTTTGGTACATCCCCAACCAGGTCGTGCCTGGCCATCGCGGGGATGAGGTGACGGCCAACCACAACAGCCTCGATGCGCTGACGGCTCAGGCCGAAGCGCTCGAACGGCACGGTTGGGGCGGTGCACTGATCGGCACCGGGTGGGGCCGCCCCGACACGTTCACCGTCGCCACTGCTCTTACGGCGCGAACCAAGACATTCGAACCCTTGATCGCGATCCGTCCGGGCTATTGGCGTCCGGCCAACTTCGCTTCCGCCGCTGCAACTCTCGATCACCTCAGCAATGGCCGCGTCCGGATCAACATCGTTTCCGGTCAGGACAATCTGGCCGCCTATGGCGACAGCGAGGGCGATCAGGCGCATCGATATGGCCGGACCAAGGAATTCATGCGCTTGGTGCGCAGGCTCTGGACCGAGGAAAACGTCACCTTCGACGGCGAGCATTTCAGCGTCGCGGACAGCACGGTGACGCCACGCCCCTTCGCCCGCCCCGGTCGACCGCATCCGCGGCTCTATTTCGGTGGCGCCTCCGAAGCGGCCGAGCGGGTGGCCGCGACAGAAGCCGATGTGCAGCTTTTCTGGGGTGAACCGCTCGACGGTGTCGCCGAACGGATCGATCGGCTGAAGGCCCTCGCCAAGACCCTTGATCGCGACCTCCCACCGCTCGAATTCGGCCTGCGCATTACCACTTTCGTGCGCGACACCACCGAGCAGGCTTGGACCGATGCCGAAGCCAAGGTGGTCAAGATGGCAGAAAACCAGAGCGGTCAGTGGAACGACCATCGCCGCCATGTGGCCATCGGCCAGCAGCGCTTGCTTGAACTGCAAAGCCGGGGCGACGTGCTGGACGACAATCTCTATACCGCCCCGGGCAAGTTCGGCGGCGGCGGCGCAGGAACGACATGGCTGGTTGGCTCGGCCGAAGATGTCGCGGCATCGTTGCTCAAGTACCAGGCCCTGGGCATCCGCCACTTCGTGCTTTCGGATACGCCTTATCTCCAGGAGATCGAACGACAGGGCGAACGTCTTCTCCCACTGTTGAGGGCGCGGGGCCTTTCAGTGCAGCAAGCCGTTTAG
- a CDS encoding multidrug effflux MFS transporter translates to MPGSSASPRLSTLIFVSALAILPINFFLPSLPQMAAEFGVDYGLIGLSLAAYAIVSACLQLVAGPLSDRFGRRPVIVGALAIFIAASIGCATAQDAWTFLACRMVQAVIAPTYGVSLATIRDTTSREQAAGKFGYIAMAWAIAPMLGPTAGGLIDQLLGWRASFSILALLGVGVLALCLIDLRETNNARSKTMLEQYRTYPELLGSGRFLAYCLCMAFSVGAFYAFLAGAPLAASAFDLSPAVLGLYMGSITGGFMLGSYLAGRLAGNISQATLLIAGRGVACGGLLFGIVLHFAGVDHVVTLFGPCLFVGLANGLTQPSANAAAISVRSGQTGSAAGLAGAITVAGASIMAAIAGAVLTGENARPGLLMVMLASALVALVAAIVARHLDNDFSFQRPPAGDCF, encoded by the coding sequence ATGCCCGGGTCATCAGCATCTCCTCGCCTGTCCACGTTGATCTTTGTGTCGGCACTCGCGATCCTGCCGATCAACTTCTTCCTTCCATCTCTCCCCCAAATGGCCGCCGAATTTGGCGTCGACTACGGACTGATCGGGCTCTCGCTGGCGGCCTATGCGATCGTGTCGGCATGCCTTCAGCTCGTTGCGGGCCCGCTTTCGGACCGCTTTGGCCGCCGGCCTGTGATCGTCGGTGCTCTGGCGATATTCATCGCTGCGTCCATAGGGTGTGCCACAGCGCAAGATGCATGGACCTTTCTGGCCTGTCGCATGGTGCAGGCCGTAATCGCTCCAACCTATGGCGTGTCGCTGGCTACGATCCGTGACACGACCAGCCGGGAACAGGCCGCAGGCAAATTCGGCTATATCGCCATGGCTTGGGCAATTGCTCCCATGCTCGGCCCCACGGCAGGCGGCCTGATCGATCAGCTGCTCGGCTGGAGGGCCAGCTTCTCCATTCTGGCGCTCTTGGGAGTTGGGGTGCTTGCCCTGTGTTTGATCGATCTCCGCGAAACGAACAATGCGCGGTCCAAGACAATGCTGGAGCAGTACAGGACCTATCCCGAACTGCTGGGCTCCGGGCGGTTCCTGGCCTATTGTCTCTGTATGGCCTTCTCGGTTGGCGCCTTCTATGCCTTCCTCGCTGGTGCTCCGCTGGCCGCTTCGGCTTTCGATCTGTCGCCTGCCGTTCTGGGGCTCTACATGGGCTCCATTACTGGCGGCTTCATGCTCGGCAGTTATCTGGCCGGGCGGCTCGCCGGCAATATCTCACAGGCGACCCTGCTGATTGCAGGAAGGGGCGTGGCCTGCGGGGGGCTCTTGTTCGGCATCGTCCTGCACTTTGCCGGCGTCGACCATGTCGTGACATTGTTCGGGCCATGCCTTTTCGTCGGGCTGGCGAATGGGCTGACGCAGCCCAGCGCCAACGCAGCGGCAATTTCGGTTCGCTCGGGGCAGACGGGAAGCGCCGCGGGCCTGGCCGGCGCGATCACCGTCGCCGGCGCTTCCATCATGGCAGCGATCGCAGGCGCCGTTTTGACAGGAGAGAATGCTCGGCCTGGCCTGCTGATGGTGATGTTGGCTTCAGCGCTTGTCGCCCTGGTTGCGGCCATCGTTGCTCGTCATCTCGACAACGACTTCTCGTTCCAACGACCACCGGCGGGCGATTGTTTCTAA
- a CDS encoding aldo/keto reductase, which produces MTDYRNLGASALKVSRLSLGTMMFGGPTDEPTSKRIIDSAREHGINFIDTADVYNKGVSEEIVGRAIKAQRDDWVIATKFVNATGAGPNSGGYSRKWVYQAVEASLRRLDTDYIDILYFHRAVFDARPEEPLRAIAELIAAGKLRYFGVSNFRGWRIAQISHLADQLGIDRPIVSQPLYNIVNRTAETEQLPAAAAYGLGVVPYSPLARGVLTAKYAPGAEPHADSRAGRGDKRIAETEWRPESIAIAQKIAVHLKGRGITPSEFAVAWVLNNPYVTAAIAGPRTEEQWTTYLKALEVTLTAEDEALIDDLVPQGHASTHGFIDPGHPLEGRPGAGARQLNRNVT; this is translated from the coding sequence ATGACTGACTATCGCAATCTCGGTGCCAGTGCCCTCAAGGTCTCGCGCCTCTCGCTCGGAACGATGATGTTCGGCGGGCCAACCGACGAGCCGACCTCCAAGCGCATCATCGACTCTGCGCGTGAGCATGGCATCAACTTCATCGACACCGCCGACGTCTACAACAAGGGTGTCTCCGAGGAGATTGTTGGCAGGGCGATCAAGGCACAGCGCGATGACTGGGTGATCGCCACCAAATTCGTCAACGCCACCGGCGCCGGACCGAACAGCGGCGGCTATTCGCGCAAGTGGGTTTACCAGGCCGTCGAAGCGAGCCTACGCCGGCTCGACACGGACTATATCGACATCCTCTACTTCCACCGCGCCGTTTTCGACGCCCGGCCGGAAGAACCCTTGCGGGCGATTGCCGAGCTGATCGCAGCCGGCAAGCTGCGCTATTTCGGCGTGTCCAATTTCCGCGGCTGGCGCATCGCCCAGATCTCACATCTGGCCGACCAGCTCGGCATCGACCGACCGATCGTCAGTCAGCCGCTCTACAACATCGTCAATCGCACAGCAGAAACCGAACAGCTTCCAGCTGCCGCCGCATATGGCCTGGGTGTTGTGCCCTATAGCCCCCTCGCTCGCGGCGTGCTCACTGCCAAGTATGCCCCTGGAGCCGAGCCGCACGCCGATAGCCGCGCCGGGCGCGGCGACAAGCGTATTGCCGAAACCGAATGGCGCCCGGAGTCCATCGCCATAGCGCAAAAGATTGCCGTCCACCTCAAGGGGCGCGGCATCACGCCGAGTGAATTCGCCGTCGCCTGGGTGCTGAACAATCCCTATGTCACCGCCGCCATTGCCGGCCCGCGAACCGAAGAGCAGTGGACGACCTACCTCAAGGCTTTGGAAGTGACGCTGACTGCCGAGGACGAGGCACTGATCGATGACCTTGTGCCGCAGGGCCATGCTTCGACCCATGGTTTCATCGACCCAGGTCACCCGCTTGAGGGCCGACCGGGGGCCGGCGCCCGGCAGCTCAACCGCAATGTCACCTAG
- a CDS encoding LLM class flavin-dependent oxidoreductase has translation MTDRKRQMKLGAFIMATGHHVAAWRHPQSQADASHNIDHYRELAQTAERGLFDLVFVADSPAGWERAKDPEALRRASHGAHFEPVTLWAALSQVTHNIGFVATASTTYEDPYLLARKFASLDHISKGRAAWNVVTTGADVSRNFTIPGHPAHADRYSRAEEFVDLVKGLWDSYEDDAFIRDKESGIYLDPDKVHQLNHQGAQFSVAGPLNVARSPQGYPVIVQAGASEAGRELAARTAEMIFTANQTIEDAQEFYSDVKGRLARYGRRRDDLLISPGIFPVLGGTEKEAKDNHDYIQSLIHPSIAWNILQRHYKDVDLSGYSLDDKAPPLPPSTELNKSRLKLVTDLVERNGLTLRELYLAVAGARGHREVVGTPEQIADAMQDWFEHGAADAFNIMPPILPTGLTDFVDQVVPILQRRGLFRTEYEGTTLRENLGLSRPVNSFAALRETRAAV, from the coding sequence ATGACCGACCGCAAGCGACAGATGAAGCTGGGCGCCTTCATCATGGCCACCGGCCACCATGTGGCCGCCTGGCGCCATCCGCAGTCCCAAGCCGATGCCAGCCACAATATCGACCACTACCGCGAACTGGCGCAGACGGCCGAGCGCGGTCTGTTCGACCTGGTTTTCGTCGCCGACAGCCCGGCTGGCTGGGAGCGCGCCAAGGACCCCGAGGCCCTGCGCCGGGCAAGTCATGGCGCTCATTTCGAGCCGGTAACCCTATGGGCGGCGCTGTCGCAGGTGACCCACAATATCGGCTTTGTCGCCACTGCCTCGACCACCTATGAGGATCCCTATCTGCTAGCACGAAAGTTCGCCTCGCTCGACCACATCAGCAAGGGTCGCGCGGCCTGGAATGTGGTGACGACGGGCGCGGACGTCTCCAGGAATTTCACCATTCCCGGTCACCCCGCCCATGCGGATCGTTACAGCCGAGCGGAGGAATTTGTCGATCTGGTCAAGGGGCTCTGGGATTCCTACGAGGACGATGCCTTCATCCGTGACAAGGAGAGCGGCATCTATCTCGACCCCGACAAGGTGCATCAACTCAATCACCAGGGCGCGCAATTCTCGGTCGCAGGACCGCTCAATGTCGCTCGCTCGCCGCAGGGATATCCTGTCATCGTGCAGGCGGGCGCTTCGGAGGCCGGTCGCGAACTGGCGGCACGCACCGCCGAGATGATCTTTACCGCCAATCAGACCATCGAGGATGCGCAGGAATTCTACAGTGACGTGAAGGGCCGGCTCGCCCGCTATGGCCGCCGGCGGGACGACCTGCTCATCAGTCCCGGAATTTTTCCCGTGCTGGGCGGCACGGAAAAAGAGGCGAAGGACAATCACGACTATATCCAGTCGCTGATCCATCCCTCGATCGCCTGGAATATCCTGCAGCGCCACTACAAGGACGTGGACCTCTCCGGCTATTCGCTTGACGACAAGGCACCGCCCCTGCCGCCGAGCACCGAGCTCAACAAGAGCCGGCTCAAGCTGGTCACCGACCTGGTCGAACGCAATGGCCTTACGCTGCGCGAACTCTATCTGGCCGTAGCCGGCGCGCGCGGACATCGCGAAGTGGTCGGAACGCCCGAGCAGATTGCCGACGCCATGCAGGACTGGTTCGAGCATGGTGCCGCCGATGCTTTCAACATCATGCCGCCCATCCTGCCAACCGGCCTTACCGACTTCGTCGATCAGGTTGTTCCGATCCTGCAACGCCGTGGCCTGTTCCGCACCGAATATGAAGGCACGACGCTGCGCGAGAACCTTGGCCTTTCCCGCCCCGTTAATAGCTTTGCGGCACTGCGGGAAACCCGCGCTGCGGTTTGA
- a CDS encoding ABC transporter substrate-binding protein, with protein sequence MPAFPISRRLFLASGAAALIASRTSFAQESASLAGEIPPGTKLVVGDPQTQQALILSGLIDEITFEVEWTNLSGGPQTSEAFRARALDVGSVAEIPSIFANWNDLPVRNISYKERADPIAHPIYRFGISPGVEVKSLADFRGKRIAFSPGQAQGALVLRALQAAGLTRDDVTLVELPSTGDVYPVSLASKQVDIAPIGGVNIRRYINQYGPDGATLVEHGLRDDPGHLYSPQWVLDDPAKAAALAQYVGLWARATKWVDANPETWIAEYYVKNQGLSADDGAYLVELTGEQVVPESWDEVVARHQATIDLLAVELGYEPYDAELIFDRRFEKLGAAAVAAL encoded by the coding sequence ATGCCGGCCTTTCCCATCTCCCGACGTCTCTTTCTTGCCTCCGGCGCAGCGGCGCTGATCGCCTCGCGTACCAGCTTCGCGCAGGAATCGGCTTCCCTTGCTGGCGAAATACCGCCCGGCACAAAGCTTGTGGTTGGCGATCCCCAAACACAGCAAGCACTGATCCTTTCAGGGCTGATCGACGAGATCACCTTCGAGGTCGAGTGGACTAATCTCAGCGGTGGACCGCAGACATCCGAAGCGTTCCGAGCCCGGGCGCTCGATGTCGGCTCGGTCGCGGAAATTCCGTCGATCTTCGCCAATTGGAACGACCTTCCTGTCCGCAACATCTCCTATAAGGAGCGGGCCGATCCAATCGCTCACCCGATCTACCGCTTCGGCATTTCGCCGGGCGTGGAGGTCAAGAGCCTAGCCGATTTCCGCGGCAAACGCATCGCCTTCAGCCCCGGCCAGGCCCAGGGCGCATTGGTTCTTCGCGCCCTGCAGGCGGCCGGCCTTACCCGCGATGACGTGACGCTGGTGGAATTGCCCAGCACGGGCGACGTCTACCCCGTATCGCTGGCCAGCAAGCAGGTGGATATCGCTCCGATCGGTGGCGTCAATATCCGCCGCTACATCAACCAGTATGGTCCCGATGGCGCGACCCTGGTCGAGCATGGGCTCCGGGATGACCCAGGCCATCTCTACTCCCCACAATGGGTGCTGGACGACCCCGCCAAGGCCGCGGCATTGGCGCAATATGTCGGCCTTTGGGCGCGGGCCACCAAATGGGTCGACGCCAATCCCGAGACCTGGATTGCCGAATACTACGTCAAGAACCAGGGCCTTTCGGCCGATGACGGCGCCTATCTGGTCGAGCTGACCGGCGAACAGGTCGTGCCCGAAAGCTGGGACGAGGTCGTTGCACGCCACCAGGCCACGATCGACCTGCTCGCCGTCGAGCTCGGCTACGAGCCCTATGACGCCGAACTGATCTTTGATCGTCGTTTCGAAAAACTGGGGGCCGCCGCCGTCGCCGCCCTTTAA
- a CDS encoding sulfurtransferase translates to MHSTLKALATATSAILLTGISFAAAAQEGPLVTAEWVQENLQNPDVRIFEVSVDTGVYERGHIPGAINLAWHTDLVDPIRRDIVSRDNFEALLQEAGVDEDTTVVLYGDNNNWFAAWGAWVFDIHGLGEVKLLDGGRKYWEAQGLPLDTATPEYATSAIDLPTEPADLRARLVDVLEVVEGGADVSLVDIRGPKEYSGEIFAPEGVQELSIRAGHIPGAVNFPWGGAVNEDGRFKSADELKAAFADLGIDGSKPIITYCRIGERSSHTWFVLSRILGYEVRNYDGSWTEYGNAVGVPIENPSGTVWGKI, encoded by the coding sequence ATGCATTCCACTTTGAAAGCTTTGGCGACGGCGACGTCCGCCATTCTCCTCACCGGTATTTCCTTTGCTGCCGCTGCGCAGGAAGGACCCTTGGTCACCGCCGAATGGGTGCAGGAAAACCTGCAGAACCCGGACGTGCGCATTTTTGAAGTGAGCGTCGATACAGGCGTCTATGAACGCGGCCACATCCCCGGCGCAATCAACCTCGCCTGGCACACCGATCTCGTCGATCCGATCCGTCGCGACATCGTCAGCCGCGACAATTTCGAGGCCCTGCTGCAGGAAGCCGGTGTCGACGAGGACACGACCGTGGTTCTCTATGGCGACAACAACAACTGGTTCGCCGCTTGGGGCGCCTGGGTGTTCGACATCCATGGCCTGGGCGAGGTGAAGCTCCTCGACGGCGGCCGCAAGTATTGGGAAGCGCAGGGCCTGCCACTCGATACAGCGACGCCGGAGTACGCGACTTCGGCGATCGATCTGCCGACCGAGCCGGCCGACCTGCGCGCGCGTCTCGTCGACGTGCTCGAAGTCGTCGAGGGCGGTGCCGACGTATCGCTGGTCGATATCCGTGGTCCCAAGGAATATAGCGGCGAGATCTTCGCGCCTGAAGGCGTCCAGGAACTTTCCATTCGCGCCGGCCATATCCCAGGTGCGGTGAACTTCCCCTGGGGCGGCGCCGTCAATGAGGATGGCCGCTTCAAGTCTGCCGACGAACTCAAGGCTGCCTTTGCAGATCTTGGCATCGATGGCTCCAAGCCGATCATCACCTATTGCCGCATTGGCGAACGCTCGAGCCATACCTGGTTCGTGCTGAGCCGGATCCTCGGCTACGAGGTGCGCAACTATGACGGCTCGTGGACAGAATACGGCAATGCCGTTGGCGTGCCGATCGAAAATCCCTCGGGCACGGTCTGGGGTAAGATCTGA
- a CDS encoding ABC transporter ATP-binding protein — protein sequence MAPYTRKLNAVHVRSLTRRFGDNTILDDVDLDIAPGEFVALLGKSGSGKSTFLRALAGIDYEVEGTGTLEAPDQLSVVFQDARLLPWRNVIQNVTLGLGGGEGQDAGRRALSEVGLGGREEAWPIQLSGGEQQRVALARSLVREPALLLADEPFGALDALTRLKMHDLLRELCARHQPAVLLVTHDVDEAISLADRILVLDQGRFVEDLSVDLPAPRDHGTPRFAEIRNHLLARLGVERAERQAA from the coding sequence ATGGCGCCGTACACTCGCAAACTGAACGCCGTCCATGTCCGCAGCCTGACCCGGCGCTTCGGTGACAATACCATTCTCGACGATGTCGATCTCGACATTGCCCCGGGCGAATTCGTCGCCCTGCTCGGCAAGAGCGGCTCGGGAAAGTCCACCTTCCTGCGGGCACTGGCCGGCATCGACTATGAGGTCGAGGGCACAGGCACACTGGAGGCGCCGGACCAGCTCTCGGTCGTCTTCCAGGACGCCCGTCTCCTGCCATGGCGCAATGTCATCCAGAACGTAACTCTCGGCCTCGGTGGCGGCGAAGGACAGGACGCCGGGCGCCGGGCTCTTTCGGAGGTTGGGCTGGGTGGTCGCGAAGAGGCGTGGCCCATCCAACTCTCAGGGGGCGAACAGCAGCGCGTTGCACTGGCCCGGTCCCTGGTCCGCGAACCAGCCTTGTTGCTGGCCGACGAACCCTTCGGCGCCCTCGATGCGCTGACCCGGCTCAAGATGCACGATCTGCTGCGCGAGCTTTGCGCCCGGCACCAACCTGCCGTCCTGCTCGTCACCCATGATGTCGACGAAGCCATCTCGCTCGCCGACCGCATTCTGGTGCTCGATCAAGGGCGCTTCGTCGAGGATTTGAGCGTCGACCTGCCCGCGCCGCGCGACCATGGCACGCCGCGCTTTGCCGAAATCCGCAATCATCTTCTGGCCCGGCTCGGTGTCGAGCGGGCGGAACGTCAGGCTGCCTGA
- a CDS encoding NADPH-dependent oxidoreductase has protein sequence MTLHQSTQSVHAAQAQEALFRRYREPLPIAAANWNETIAGLVAHRSVRVFRDQSLPPGTLETLVAAAQSAPSSSNIQAWSVVAIEDPTRKARLSQLAGNQRHIEQAPLFLVFVADLARASAIAAQDGVELEGAHYTESFLLATIDATLAAQNALVAAESLGLGTVYIGALRNHPEAVAAELGLPDLAYAVFGLVVGIPDETRPASVKPRLPQDAVLHRERYDLGQQTGPIQRHDDHAIAFRREQQLPVQGWSELVVDRLRSVEALKGRHVLRSVLNRLGFQLR, from the coding sequence ATGACGCTGCATCAGTCGACACAATCCGTGCATGCCGCCCAGGCCCAAGAGGCGCTGTTCCGGCGGTATCGCGAGCCGCTTCCCATAGCGGCAGCCAACTGGAACGAGACCATCGCCGGTCTTGTCGCCCATAGGTCGGTGCGCGTTTTCCGCGACCAGTCCCTGCCCCCCGGCACCCTGGAAACCCTGGTGGCCGCAGCGCAGTCAGCTCCGTCCTCGTCCAATATCCAAGCCTGGAGCGTGGTGGCGATCGAAGATCCGACTCGTAAGGCGCGGCTATCGCAGCTCGCGGGCAATCAGCGCCATATCGAGCAGGCGCCTCTCTTCCTGGTTTTTGTCGCCGATCTCGCCCGTGCCTCGGCCATTGCCGCGCAAGATGGCGTCGAGCTCGAAGGGGCTCACTATACCGAGTCCTTCCTGCTTGCGACGATTGACGCCACGCTGGCAGCGCAAAATGCCCTGGTGGCCGCGGAATCCCTGGGCCTTGGCACCGTCTATATCGGCGCGCTGCGCAATCACCCGGAAGCCGTTGCTGCCGAACTGGGCCTTCCCGATCTCGCCTATGCCGTCTTCGGCCTCGTCGTCGGAATCCCCGACGAGACCCGACCGGCGTCGGTAAAACCGCGGCTACCTCAAGATGCCGTGCTGCATCGCGAGCGCTACGACCTCGGGCAGCAGACCGGGCCCATACAACGGCACGACGATCACGCCATCGCCTTCCGGCGCGAACAACAATTGCCGGTGCAGGGCTGGAGCGAGCTGGTGGTCGATCGCCTGCGCTCGGTGGAGGCGCTCAAAGGGCGGCACGTGCTGCGTTCAGTGCTGAACCGGCTCGGTTTTCAGCTTCGCTAA